A region of Leucoraja erinacea ecotype New England chromosome 41, Leri_hhj_1, whole genome shotgun sequence DNA encodes the following proteins:
- the cdkn2aip gene encoding CDKN2A-interacting protein — MAADEETDELLRERPALAAWLETLRGGSENQRHWEARRRFIINNLPAAAAAASGGEGEGEAGAGAMEPDPPPRAGPRTDRLLALSMVWANHVFLGCRYSKAVMDKVLEMGEGIKVTDAPVHTTRDEVVANKKKKEIPSADEKAKVKPSEKKKAVTDAKTIDFVAMSEKAENVSQEVDPTRIPGLDGFPEIEAPAPLPGPQAETPACPVPAVSSNQKEAQPPPKESEVKKAPAPVTNQQAAPAPAPAPAPRSEPPTPTKNCSSNSAEAKPAAQPDHIVERLVPAAASQKVTPQPAASQSCKPPITIVSLTPEAVKEKQTFYNKLYKAVAWKLVSAGGYSNDINHLAILSNCIQATKGSLESVCIPLKDISELHLPHSAAREGIVCELRCQSVYLATGYGKCKVSAKDMAAKEAVKLFLKQKVTVKMCKRKFKGTDIEDLVLLSEDIHRLNLAPALMNPLEPSAR; from the exons ATGGCGGCGGACGAGGAGACGGACGAGCTGCTGCGGGAGCGGCCGGCGTTGGCCGCCTGGTTGGAGACGCTGCGGGGCGGCAGCGAGAACCAGCGCCACTGGGAGGCGCGGCGCCGCTTCATCATCAACAACCtgccggcggcggcggcggcggccagtggcggggagggggaaggtgaggcCGGCGCCGGGGCAATGGAGCCGGATCCCCCGCCCCGGGCCGGGCCCCGCACCGACCGCCTGCTCGCCCTCTCCATGGTCTGGGCCAACCACGTCTTCCTCGGGTGCCG GTACTCAAAAGCAGTGAtggataaagtgctggagatgggagaagggatcAAAGTTACAGACGCGCCGGTGCATACGACACGAGACGAAGTGGTAGCCAATAAGAAGAAAAAAGAGATTCCCAGCGCTGATG AAAAGGCTAAAGTAAAACCAAGTGAAAAGAAGAAAGCGGTCACCGACGCTAAAACCATTGATTTTGTTGCCATGAGCGAAAAGGCTGAAAATGTCAGCCAGGAAGTCGATCCCACCAGAATCCCGGGCCTTGATGGTTTCCCCGAAATTGAAGCTCCGGCTCCCTTGCCCGGACCGCAAGCGGAGACTCCGGCCTGCCCCGTGCCGGCCGTCAGCTCGAACCAGAAGGAAGCCCAGCCCCCCCCGAAAGAGAGCGAGGTGAAGAAAGCCCCGGCTCCTGTCACCAATCAGCAGGCGGCAccggcaccagcaccagcaccagcaccgcgcTCTGAGCCTCCGACGCCCACCAAGAATTGCTCTTCTAATTCCGCAGAGGCTAAGCCGGCTGCCCAGCCGGACCACATCGTCGAGCGCCTCGTCCCCGCGGCCGCCTCACAGAAAGTCACCCCGCAGCCGGCTGCCTCTCAGAGCTGTAAGCCGCCCATAACCATAGTCAGCTTGACTCCCGAAGCCGTGAAAGAGAAGCAGACCTTTTACAACAAACTCTACAAGGCCGTCGCCTGGAAGCTGGTGTCGGCCGGGGGCTACAGCAATGATATTAACCACTTGGCCATTCTGAGTAACTGCATACAGGCCACGAAGGGCAGCCTGGAGAGCGTCTGTATCCCCCTGAAGGACATTTCCGAGCTGCATTTACCGCACAGCGCAGCCCGCGAGGGCATTGTGTGCGAATTACGGTGCCAGTCTGTGTACTTGGCCACGGGGTACGGTAAATGCAAAGTCAGCGCCAAGGATATGGCCGCAAAGGAAGCtgtgaagctgttcttgaaacagAAGGTCACCGTGAAGATGTGTAAAAGGAAATTCAAGGGGACTGACATTGAAGATTTAGTACTTCTGAGCGAAGATATACACCGCTTAAACCTAGCTCCTGCACTAATGAATCCTTTAGAACCTTCCGCAAGGTAA